Proteins from a genomic interval of Micromonospora sp. NBC_00389:
- a CDS encoding alpha/beta hydrolase family protein, producing the protein MGAGRLIAVLVTALLAGCAPATAVAGGSTAAPGGPLSARRAPEGSYAVGVRTLTLDPRSARPLPVTIWYPAAVGGVAAGRFPVVIYSHGLGSRPELHAGLTTRWAAAGFVVAAPAFPHTRHGAAHFTRADVRNQPADGWRLIRHLLRLATDPGDPLAGHLDTTRIAAAGHSAGGFTTAGMFSAGHPARLRAGIVIAGGGLPGSFAGPAAPVLFVHGTADAVVPVTVGRAAYGRTPGPAAFLSLLGQDHGAYLNPGHPGFVPVLATTTDFLRWTLYDDPAAGARLPADAHSPTLTHYESRPAH; encoded by the coding sequence ATGGGGGCGGGGCGGCTGATCGCCGTACTGGTGACAGCTCTGCTGGCTGGTTGTGCGCCGGCCACCGCCGTGGCGGGCGGGTCCACCGCCGCCCCGGGCGGGCCGCTGTCGGCGCGCCGGGCGCCCGAGGGGTCGTACGCCGTCGGCGTGCGTACGCTCACCCTCGATCCGCGCTCGGCGCGCCCCCTGCCGGTGACCATCTGGTACCCGGCTGCCGTGGGCGGGGTCGCCGCCGGGCGGTTCCCAGTGGTCATCTACAGCCATGGGCTGGGCAGCCGACCTGAGCTGCACGCCGGGCTGACCACCCGCTGGGCGGCGGCCGGTTTCGTGGTGGCCGCTCCCGCGTTCCCGCACACCCGGCACGGCGCGGCCCATTTCACCCGGGCGGACGTCCGCAACCAGCCGGCCGACGGCTGGCGGCTGATCCGACATCTGCTCCGTCTCGCAACCGACCCGGGCGATCCGCTCGCCGGCCACCTGGACACGACGCGGATCGCCGCCGCCGGGCACTCGGCAGGCGGCTTCACCACCGCCGGCATGTTCAGCGCGGGGCACCCGGCCCGGCTGCGCGCCGGCATCGTGATCGCCGGAGGCGGACTGCCGGGCAGCTTCGCCGGGCCGGCCGCGCCGGTGCTCTTCGTGCACGGTACGGCCGACGCGGTGGTGCCGGTGACGGTCGGCCGAGCCGCGTACGGGCGTACCCCCGGGCCGGCCGCGTTCCTCAGCCTGCTCGGCCAGGACCACGGCGCGTACCTCAACCCGGGCCACCCGGGCTTCGTCCCGGTCCTCGCCACCACCACCGACTTTCTCCGCTGGACCCTCTACGACGACCCGGCGGCGGGTGCCCGCCTCCCCGCCGACGCCCACTCCCCCACCCTGACCCACTACGAGTCCCGCCCGGCCCACTGA
- the pta gene encoding phosphate acetyltransferase, with translation MARSVYLTSVGSGGGKSTIALGLAELLSRQVGRIGVFRPLVGDNGPDPILALLSERYRVELPLAELAGTTYAEAAALVADGRREELISAIVERYRAVERQCPAVVVVGSDFDDPGDPARPRELAFNARLATEFGSVVVPVVDGFGQEPAAVAAAVRGAYHDLADLGATVLAVIANRVAEPMTLPDLPVPAYAIPEVPTVSAPTVAEVAAALDATLLAGDDAALGRDVLDFVVGAAHVPTLLGHLTEGALVITPGDRADLLVAASAAHVAGQVSVAGLVLTLGEQPDPRVMRLVEGLNTGLAVLSVSSDSYDTVAASSRIEGRPNAANPRKVEAALGAFERCVDTDDLARRLRVSRSARVTPLMFENELIDRARSRRRHVVLPEGAEERILRAAEILLRRGVAELTLLGRPDDIARRTRELGIDVGDAHLVDPVTSGWRDDFAAEYARLRAHRGVTAELAHDIVAQPNYFGTLMVATGHADGMVSGATHTTAATIRPAFEIIRTVPGASVASSVFFMLLADRVLVYGDCAVNRDPDAAQLADIAISSADTAARFGIEPRVAMLSYSTGSSGAGADVEKVAAATALVRERRPDLLVEGPIQYDAAIDPAVAATKLPGSPVAGQATVFIFPDLNTGNNTYKAVQRSAGAVAVGPVMQGLRRPVNDLSRGATVPDIVNTVAITAIQAATEEAS, from the coding sequence GGGCGGATCGGCGTGTTCCGGCCGCTGGTCGGCGACAACGGCCCGGACCCGATCCTCGCCCTGCTCAGCGAGCGCTACCGGGTCGAGCTGCCGTTGGCCGAGTTGGCCGGGACGACCTATGCCGAGGCCGCTGCGCTGGTGGCCGACGGCCGGCGGGAGGAGCTGATCTCCGCCATCGTCGAGCGCTACCGGGCGGTGGAGCGGCAGTGCCCGGCGGTGGTCGTGGTGGGCAGCGACTTCGACGACCCGGGCGACCCGGCCCGTCCCCGGGAGTTGGCCTTCAACGCCCGGCTGGCCACCGAGTTCGGCAGCGTGGTGGTGCCGGTGGTGGACGGCTTCGGGCAGGAGCCGGCGGCCGTCGCGGCCGCTGTGCGGGGGGCGTACCACGATCTGGCCGACCTGGGCGCCACCGTGCTCGCGGTGATCGCCAATCGGGTAGCCGAGCCGATGACCCTGCCCGACCTGCCGGTCCCCGCGTACGCCATCCCGGAGGTGCCGACCGTGTCGGCGCCGACGGTGGCCGAGGTGGCGGCGGCGCTCGATGCCACCCTGCTGGCCGGGGACGACGCCGCGCTCGGCCGGGACGTACTGGACTTCGTGGTCGGCGCCGCGCATGTGCCGACCCTGCTGGGCCACCTCACCGAGGGCGCCCTGGTGATCACCCCCGGGGACCGGGCCGACCTGCTCGTCGCCGCCAGCGCCGCGCACGTGGCCGGGCAGGTGTCGGTGGCCGGGCTCGTGCTGACGCTGGGCGAGCAGCCCGACCCACGGGTGATGCGGCTGGTGGAAGGGCTGAACACCGGACTGGCGGTGCTGTCCGTGAGCAGCGACAGCTACGACACGGTGGCCGCGTCCAGCCGGATCGAGGGTCGGCCCAACGCGGCCAACCCCCGCAAGGTGGAGGCGGCGCTCGGCGCGTTCGAGCGCTGCGTGGACACCGACGACCTGGCCCGCCGGCTGCGGGTCAGCCGGTCGGCCCGGGTCACCCCGCTGATGTTCGAGAACGAGCTGATCGACCGTGCCCGCTCGCGGCGCCGGCACGTGGTGCTGCCAGAGGGCGCCGAGGAGCGGATCCTGCGCGCGGCCGAGATCCTGCTCCGCCGGGGGGTGGCCGAGCTGACTCTGCTCGGCCGGCCGGACGACATCGCCCGGCGGACCCGCGAGCTGGGAATCGACGTCGGCGACGCGCACCTGGTCGACCCGGTCACCAGCGGGTGGCGGGACGACTTCGCGGCCGAGTACGCCCGGTTGCGTGCCCACCGGGGCGTTACCGCCGAGTTGGCGCACGACATCGTGGCCCAGCCCAACTACTTCGGCACGCTGATGGTGGCCACCGGGCACGCTGACGGCATGGTCTCCGGCGCCACGCACACCACCGCCGCCACCATCCGGCCGGCGTTCGAGATCATCCGTACCGTGCCGGGGGCCTCGGTGGCCTCCAGTGTGTTCTTCATGCTGCTCGCCGACCGGGTGCTCGTCTACGGCGACTGCGCGGTCAACCGCGACCCGGACGCCGCCCAGCTCGCCGACATCGCGATCTCCTCCGCGGACACCGCGGCCCGGTTCGGCATCGAGCCTCGGGTGGCCATGCTGTCCTACTCCACCGGCAGCTCCGGCGCCGGCGCGGACGTGGAGAAGGTCGCCGCGGCCACCGCGCTGGTGCGAGAGCGCCGGCCCGACCTGCTGGTCGAGGGGCCGATCCAGTACGACGCGGCGATCGACCCGGCGGTGGCGGCCACCAAGCTGCCGGGCAGCCCGGTTGCCGGCCAGGCCACGGTCTTCATCTTCCCGGACCTGAACACCGGCAACAACACGTACAAGGCGGTGCAGCGCTCCGCCGGGGCGGTCGCGGTCGGCCCGGTGATGCAGGGCCTGCGCCGGCCGGTGAACGACCTGTCCCGCGGCGCCACCGTGCCGGACATCGTCAACACGGTGGCGATCACCGCCATCCAGGCGGCCACCGAGGAGGCGTCGTGA
- a CDS encoding acetate/propionate family kinase: MSCVLVLNCGSSSVKWRRYDGDRVLDQGTVERVGEPGGGPADHASAVRQILAGLDLAGLTAVGHRVVHGGRKFSTPVLIDDAVLAAIRDLVPLAPLHNPANLAGIEVAREALPDVPQVAVFDTAFHHTLPEAAATYAIDRDTAERYGIRRYGFHGTSHAYVSRRTADLLGRPYEQLNTITLHLGNGASACAVAAGRSVATSMGMSPLEGLVMGTRSGDLDPTVIFHLRREGGLSVDDIDDLLNHRSGLLGLTGVNDMREVLQRRGDGDRAAELAFDVYCRRITEYVGAYYALLGRVDAIAFTAGVGEHAAPVRAAALAGLDRLGIAVDPARNDGAGDRLISPDGAEVSVCVIRTDEEREIARQTRDVVQAG; the protein is encoded by the coding sequence GTGAGTTGCGTGCTGGTGCTCAACTGCGGGTCGTCGTCGGTGAAGTGGCGCCGCTACGACGGCGACCGGGTGCTCGACCAGGGCACGGTCGAGCGGGTCGGTGAGCCCGGCGGCGGGCCGGCGGACCACGCCAGTGCGGTCCGGCAGATCCTTGCCGGGCTGGACCTGGCCGGGCTGACCGCGGTAGGGCACCGGGTGGTGCACGGTGGCCGGAAGTTCAGCACGCCGGTCCTGATCGACGACGCCGTGCTGGCCGCGATCCGGGACCTGGTCCCGCTCGCCCCGCTGCACAACCCGGCGAACCTGGCCGGCATCGAGGTGGCCCGGGAGGCGCTGCCGGACGTCCCGCAGGTCGCCGTCTTCGACACCGCGTTCCACCACACCCTGCCGGAGGCCGCCGCGACCTACGCGATCGACCGGGACACGGCCGAGCGGTACGGCATCCGCCGGTACGGCTTCCACGGCACCTCACACGCGTACGTCTCCCGGCGCACCGCCGACCTGCTGGGCCGCCCGTACGAGCAGCTGAACACGATCACCCTGCACCTGGGCAACGGGGCGAGCGCCTGCGCGGTGGCCGCCGGTCGCAGCGTCGCCACCTCGATGGGCATGTCCCCGCTGGAGGGGTTGGTGATGGGCACCCGCAGCGGCGACCTCGACCCGACCGTGATCTTCCATTTGCGGCGGGAGGGCGGGCTGTCGGTGGACGACATCGACGACCTGCTCAACCACCGCAGCGGCCTGCTCGGGCTGACCGGCGTCAACGACATGCGTGAGGTGCTCCAACGCCGGGGGGACGGGGACCGGGCGGCGGAGCTGGCCTTCGACGTGTACTGCCGGCGGATCACCGAGTACGTGGGCGCGTACTACGCGCTGCTCGGACGGGTCGACGCGATCGCCTTCACGGCCGGGGTGGGCGAGCACGCCGCGCCGGTCCGGGCCGCGGCGCTGGCCGGGCTGGATCGGCTCGGCATCGCCGTGGACCCGGCCCGCAACGACGGTGCCGGCGACCGGCTGATCTCCCCCGACGGCGCCGAGGTGTCCGTTTGCGTCATTCGCACCGACGAGGAACGCGAGATCGCCCGGCAGACCCGGGATGTGGTCCAGGCCGGCTGA